In Zingiber officinale cultivar Zhangliang chromosome 11B, Zo_v1.1, whole genome shotgun sequence, a single window of DNA contains:
- the LOC122035209 gene encoding probable E3 ubiquitin-protein ligase RHG1A, producing the protein MMEDSRGRKTACGIIISKGGCSITYREQKCHDRSIRYCSRLGCCASLHSKKHVAEQEKKSLRSSSFKSLSSIGFKEPRLEQRSNENVAESSRSLDAKCLDSNRRLGKKEKSPCLVLKPLVESAKIRRCSENATVGVGSCSMKLSSRSIKEVSRHPRYRLGENSSKSRGIPMSPSQTLPDMSSRSEEHGMNNLGQADASDLLMSNLDSAASAIGRIENVSRRFIRSGGSRGKSITSSSKGANSGSSSTGSSSLSVTLQENLTSHQNSRGSRNKSTSMSVASVRTRHAPSPSIRTRPLGLVDQSGPMLTDPVSELRTGQRSSRSLRDGYPRLNTESIAEVLLELESEQDEGLTYEQLSFLGNHLFLDSLIHDQYRDMRMDIDNMTYEELLALGEKIGTVSTALTEEALSKCLKRSKYVPISSIPGLSSLSEGNVKCTICQEEWMVDDELGTLRCEHFYHVQCIDQWLRLKNWCPICKASVSPTS; encoded by the exons ATGATGGAGGATTCTAGGGGTAGAAAGACTGCTTGTGGGATAATCATTAGCAAAGGTGGATGCAGCATTACTTATAGAGAACAGAAGTGCCATGATAGAAGCATCCGCTATTGTAGCCGGTTAGGATGCTGTGCTAGTCTCCATTCGAAGAAGCATGTAGCagaacaagaaaaaaaatccCTTCGCTCTAGCTCATTCAAATCATTGTCTTCGATTGGTTTTAAAGAACCTAGATTGGAGCAAAGATCTAATGAAAATGTTGCAGAAAGTAGTAGATCTTTGGATGCAAAATGTTTAGATTCCAACAGAAGATTagggaagaaagaaaaatcaCCCTGTCTCGTTTTAAAACCATTAGTTGAATCTGCTAAGATTCGTCGGTGTTCAGAAAATGCAACTGTAGGAGTGGGATCCTGCAGTATGAAATTGAGCTCCAGATCAATTAAGGAAGTATCTAGACATCCCAGATATAGACTTGGAGAAAATTCAAGCAAATCTAGAGGCATCCCCATGAGCCCTTCACAAACTTTACCGGACATGTCATCCAGGTCCGAGGAGCATGGCATGAATAATCTTGGACAAGCAGATGCATCTGACCTTCTCATGTCAAATCTCGACTCTGCTGCTTCTGCTATTGGCAGAATCGAAAATGTTTCAAGGAGATTCATTAGAAGTGGTGGGTCCAGAGGCAAAAGCATTACCTCATCCTCTAAGGGAGCAAATTCAGGTTCATCAAGCACGGGTTCTTCAAGTCTGAGTGTAACTCTTCAAGAAAATTTAACTTCTCATCAAAATTCAAGAGGATCCAGAAATAAGTCTACCAGTATGAGTGTTGCTTCAGTTAGAACAAGGCATGCACCTAGTCCTAGTATTAGAACAAGACCCTTAGGGCTAGTAGATCAGTCTGGGCCTATGCTAACAGATCCTGTAAGCGAATTACGAACTGGTCAAAGATCATCAAGATCATTAAGAGATGGCTATCCACGCTTAAACACTGAAAGTATTGCTGAG GTGCTATTGGAACTTGAGAGTGAACAAGATGAAGGTTTGACATATGAG CAATTATCATTCCTTGGAAATCATTTGTTTTTGGATAGCCTGATCCATGACCAATACAGAGACATGAGGATGGACATCGATAACATGACATATGAG GAGCTATTAGCACTGGGAGAGAAAATAGGTACGGTAAGCACAGCCCTCACAGAGGAAGCTTTATCGAAATGCTTGAAGAGAAGCAAATATGTGCCTATTTCTTCGATACCCGGATTGTCTTCTCTCAGTGAAGGCAATGTCAAATGCACTATCTGCCAG GAAGAATGGATGGTTGACGACGAGTTGGGTACATTGAGGTGCGAGCATTTCTACCATGTTCAATGTATCGACCAATGGCTTCGGTTGAAAAACTGGTGTCCCATCTGCAAAGCCTCAGTTTCTCCTACCTCATGA
- the LOC122034426 gene encoding uncharacterized protein LOC122034426, whose protein sequence is MAWWNKKVVFPVKRAWVAVAARVKARKSGDGILKLHDDVRMCGYQDVQVMWEMLRSELEVSPAPKHRKPYGWRPSIFLRSNRCHRRD, encoded by the exons atggCTTGGTGGAACAAGAAGGTGGTGTTCCCGGTGAAGCGCGCGTGGGTTGCCGTCGCCGCGAGGGTCAAGGCCCGGAAGTCAG GCGATGGAATCCTAAAGTTGCACGACGATGTTCGAATGTGCGGTTACCAAGACGTGCAAGTGATGTGGGAGATGTTGCGATCGGAATTGGAGGTCTCGCCCGCACCTAAACATCGGAAGCCATACGGTTGGAGACCGTCGATCTTCTTGCGATCGAATAGATGCCATCGTCGCGATTAG
- the LOC122035340 gene encoding serine/arginine repetitive matrix protein 1-like → MAPMEQRPDCAAAAAADHHHKDKNNVSPSTTQQRSIIPTGRRRTTLDSPHRSDPRQAPSPSGSVPNYLKPTQSSARQTSVSAPGGYKDKKPPPILNPPANARKFAPPEQSKSAVASPTSKTSPKGLSPPAKRKPYVASPTTKTSPKGLAPQAPSKPTGGATTSPKHPLLPAQSKPKCGATTLTKHPLPPGHSKSGTASPAKMMSPKRILPPPKPRDGASLWRKIKQSKLLAGAAGACKTTAGEPKKPHTRTRTVSMGSIELQAKAMLPRRGGGMKAGGDKKEKEARKGQPQPQPQPPPAEEPAPKNNVKALVGAFENVISLMDETTPKDAGDDQRVGHHEAAESDQLGQHRE, encoded by the coding sequence ATGGCTCCCATGGAGCAGCGGCCGGActgcgccgccgccgccgccgccgaccaCCACCACAAAGACAAGAACAACGTCTCCCCTTCCACCACCCAGCAGAGATCCATCATTCCCACTGGAAGACGTCGGACCACCCTCGACTCCCCTCACCGGAGCGATCCCCGGCAGGCGCCGTCGCCTTCAGGCTCCGTTCCAAATTACCTCAAACCCACCCAAAGCTCCGCCCGTCAAACCTCCGTTAGCGCTCCTGGTGGCTACAAGGACAAGAAGCCACCGCCGATACTGAATCCTCCGGCCAACGCACGTAAATTTGCTCCGCCGGAGCAGAGCAAGTCCGCTGTTGCGTCGCCGACGTCTAAGACGTCACCCAAGGGCCTCTCACCTCCGGCGAAAAGAAAGCCCTACGTCGCGTCGCCGACGACCAAGACATCACCCAAGGGTCTCGCGCCTCAAGCGCCGAGCAAGCCCACCGGCGGCGCCACCACGTCGCCAAAGCATCCCCTGCTACCGGCGCAGAGCAAGCCCAAATGTGGCGCCACCACGCTGACTAAGCATCCTCTGCCACCGGGCCATAGCAAGTCAGGCACAGCGTCACCGGCGAAAATGATGTCGCCCAAGCGGATACTTCCTCCGCCGAAGCCTCGCGACGGCGCTTCGCTCTGGAGAAAAATCAAGCAATCCAAGCTCCTCGCCGGCGCTGCAGGCGCCTGCAAAACCACCGCCGGTGAGCCTAAGAAGCCGCATACGCGGACGAGGACGGTTTCGATGGGCTCGATAGAGTTGCAGGCGAAGGCAATGCTCCCGCGTCGAGGTGGCGGGATGAAGGCGGGGGGCGACAAGAAGGAGAAGGAGGCGAGGAAGGGGCAACCGCAACCGCAACCACAACCGCCGCCGGCTGAGGAGCCCGCTCCGAAGAATAACGTGAAAGCTCTCGTGGGCGCGTTCGAGAACGTAATCTCTCTTATGGACGAGACCACGCCGAAGGACGCCGGAGACGACCAGCGCGTCGGCCACCACGAGGCGGCGGAAAGCGATCAACTCGGTCAACACAGGGAGTAA